Proteins encoded by one window of Salvia splendens isolate huo1 chromosome 5, SspV2, whole genome shotgun sequence:
- the LOC121803339 gene encoding uncharacterized protein LOC121803339 yields the protein MIQTINPYSTARTAEIMSRYRPIAPKPETPSSAADTDSSSALPNGIRKSPYLSNVWAHLQARPTRTRKRGRTAPFPAASSVKRPRTCLQGLSPSPSPAHMHAFPRPLDTAAATTEYVALPLLYCAAAAPKADGIDLNTAAAEAQPPPQLQDLDLHLHLPEPPASAAAPAVISPRPVRPVGTSIIVESIAEDPRGSSLAKGVEEAVEGEAKPAIVSDSSNKVRICNSAYKEMVGQPECCWLDGGRIGGEVSLRFPDVEAGRRAREAAAFTCSVRIEWEGEGKKKMRVNASCSAVKLVCQAKDCQFLWRFDTTKSAM from the coding sequence atgatCCAAACCATCAACCCTTACTCCACCGCCAGAACGGCCGAAATCATGTCCCGCTACCGCCCCATCGCCCCCAAGCCGGAAACCCCATCCTCCGCCGCCGACACCGACTCCTCCTCCGCCCTCCCCAACGGCATCCGCAAATCCCCCTACTTAAGCAACGTCTGGGCCCATCTCCAGGCCCGCCCCACGCGGACACGCAAGCGCGGCCGCACGGCCCCTTTCCCGGCTGCTTCTTCCGTGAAGCGGCCGAGAACTTGCCTCCAGGGGCTCTCCCCCTCCCCGTCCCCGGCCCACATGCATGCCTTCCCCCGCCCCCTCgacaccgccgccgccaccaccgagTACGTCGCGCTGCCCCTCCTCTACTGCGCCGCAGCTGCCCCAAAGGCCGACGGCATAGATCTTAACACGGCTGCGGCTGAGGCACAGCCTCCGCCGCAGCTGCAGGATCTcgacctccacctccacctcccgGAGCCACCGGCATCCGCTGCGGCGCCGGCGGTTATCTCGCCCCGACCGGTCAGGCCGGTCGGGACGAGCATAATCGTGGAGAGCATCGCGGAAGATCCGCGAGGCTCTTCCCTGGCGAAGGGGGtggaggaggcggtggaggGGGAGGCGAAACCGGCGATCGTTTCGGATTCGAGCAACAAGGTGAGGATTTGCAATTCGGCGTACAAGGAGATGGTGGGGCAGCCGGAGTGCTGCTGgctggacggagggaggatAGGTGGGGAGGTGTCGTTGAGGTTCCCGGACGTGGAGGCGGGGAGGAGGGCGAGGGAGGCGGCGGCGTTTACGTGCTCGGTGAGGATAGAGTGGGAGGgagaagggaagaagaagatgcgCGTGAATGCGTCTTGCAGCGCTGTCAAATTGGTGTGCCAAGCTAAAGATTGCCAGTTTTTGTGGAGGTTTGATACCACTAAATCGGCTatgtaa
- the LOC121804238 gene encoding exocyst complex component EXO70I-like yields MEVLNEDDEAITKLETACLDLKSILYQSLTIDSTYNKIHQNLQTIQESLTISSKTVAPLQSLSIANKALDTRINRAVSPALALLSSFTAAESLQRLLLDMASELAPEKSPKKRLAKLIEYVGCVDRLDAAIGAIGEESEQAIQKLQEVVEFLSRTKAADLYTTARLRETLATLKALCEAEVDAMRFDGVLDEALLSLQDEYEALLLGIRHRDGEGLGTEMEIEVLEKISQTLAANDCLDICIDMFVKVRYRRAAKALMRLNPDYLKRYTPEEIDEMQWEDLETSISLWMQHLELAVKAVLVSEKRLCRGVLGGLMGGAIWPECFIKIADKIMAVFFRFGEGVARSDKAPQKLFKLLDMFDSLEALKPEFEEVFEGEAGADICARFRELEKLLVHASTRVFWELGLQIEGSQDGLPPPVDGSVLNLVRYAVNYLKNLAVDSYSSPMEKVLRTQQLWKGGTLSDLENDEDLLRDAISNVMEAIQRNIESKKMRYNDKVVAQIFLMNTYWYIYMRTRNTELGKLLGEAYMKKRYRNEAEESAYLYHKLACGRLVRLLEKESDDGGGEANKLEAFMSGFDEMCERHISSYNIAYDADLRDQIKEATLRLVLPVYTEFYDANMPVLATVVEDCRPPELIESSLRQIFEGGGGVQIERRQSMSQFDIGDE; encoded by the exons ATGGAGGTCCTCAACGAAGACGACGAAGCGATAACGAAGCTCGAAACCGCATGCTTGGATCTGAAATCCATCCTCTACCAATCTCTCACCATAGACTCAACCTACAACAAGATCCACCAAAACCTCCAAACCATCCAAGAAAGCCTAACCATCTCATCAAAGACGGTGGCTCCCTTGCAATCTCTCTCCATCGCCAACAAAGCCCTCGACACAAGGATCAACCGCGCCGTCTCCCCCGCCCTCGCCCTCCTCTCCAGCTTCACCGCCGCCGAGTCTCTGCAGCGCCTCCTCCTCGACATGGCCTCGGAGCTGGCGCCGGAGAAGAGCCCGAAGAAGAGGCTGGCGAAGCTGATCGAGTACGTGGGCTGCGTGGACCGGCTGGACGCAGCCATCGGCGCGATTGGGGAAGAGAGCGAGCAGGCGATCCAGAAGCTGCAGGAGGTGGTGGAGTTTCTCAGCCGGACCAAGGCAGCGGATCTCTACACCACGGCGCGGCTGAGGGAGACGCTGGCCACGCTCAAGGCGCTATGCGAGGCGGAAGTGGATGCCATGAGATTCGATGGGGTGCTTGATGAGGCTTTGCTGAGTTTGCAGGATGAGTATGAAGCTTTGCTGCTCGGAATCAGGCATCGCGACGGAGAGGGTTTGGGGACGGAGATGGAGATTGAGGTTTTGGAGAAGATTTCACAGACATTGGCTGCCAATGATTGCTTGGATATATGCATTGATATGTTTGTTAAG GTTCGATACAGAAGAGCAGCAAAGGCTCTAATGCGACTAAACCCGGACTATCTCAAACGATACACGCCAGAAGAAATAGACGAAATGCAATGGGAGGATCTAGAAACTTCCATATCTCTATGGATGCAGCATTTAGAGCTCGCCGTCAAAGCCGTCCTCGTCTCGGAGAAGCGTCTCTGCCGCGGAGTCCTCGGAGGCCTCATGGGTGGTGCGATCTGGCCGGAGTGCTTCATCAAGATTGCGGACAAGATCATGGCTGTCTTCTTTCGATTTGGCGAGGGTGTCGCGAGGAGCGACAAGGCTCCGCAGAAGCTCTTCAAGCTCCTTGACATGTTTGATTCCCTCGAAGCGCTCAAGCCGGAGTTTGAAGAGGTGTTCGAGGGTGAAGCGGGCGCAGACATCTGCGCCCGCTTCAGAGAGCTCGAGAAGCTCCTTGTCCACGCCTCGACGAGGGTGTTCTGGGAGCTGGGACTGCAGATTGAGGGGAGCCAAGACGGGCTGCCGCCGCCGGTGGATGGGTCGGTGCTGAACCTAGTCAGGTACGCCGTCAACTACCTCAAGAACCTCGCCGTCGACAGTTACAGCTCCCCCATGGAGAAG GTGCTTAGAACACAACAATTGTGGAAAGGTGGGACCCTCTCTGACTTAGAAAATGATGAAGATTTGTTAAGAGATGCGATTTCCAATGTGATGGAGGCGATCCAAAGGAACATCGAGTCAAAGAAAATGAGATATAATGACAAAGTGGTGGCGCAGATATTCCTGATGAACACGTATTGGTACATATACATGAGGACTCGAAACACCGAGCTAGGGAAGCTATTGGGAGAGGCTTACATGAAGAAGAGGTACAGGAACGAGGCCGAGGAGTCGGCTTACTTATACCATAAGCTAGCGTGTGGCCGTCTAGTGAGGTTGCTAGAGAAAGAGAGCGATGACGGAGGCGGTGAAGCGAACAAGTTGGAGGCGTTTATGAGTGGATTTGATGAGATGTGTGAGAGACACATTAGTAGCTACAACATTGCGTATGATGCGGATTTGAGGGATCAAATTAAGGAGGCTACTTTGAGGCTTGTTTTGCCCGTGTATACGGAGTTTTATGATGCAAATATGCCGGTTTTAGCTACCGTGGTCGAGGATTGCCGGCCACCAGAGTTGATTGAGTCGTCGTTGAGGCAGATTTTTgagggtggtggtggtgttCAAATCGAGCGAAGACAGTCAATGTCTCAATTTGATATTGGTGACGAGTGA
- the LOC121805017 gene encoding F-box protein At3g12350-like, whose protein sequence is MIEAVIPLSFGDFPDDVQLCVLSFLHPSDLAAFACTCKRFEALYRHDQRLWFSLCHRRWGSKTLINKWGGGKISYRHLYRVLDEYDALIGFWRRFGDTPAPAAAPPPPLVFFEWGPFYITGSRVSPSKNMGYGVIKKPFLWMSIAPGGEVVNYLDPEGRAEVNAEDLVIAELGVSENELIQVNVSFIGECHVVVEENLEVNVDPSSPNLRGEVSGDVYGSPPDQMKEIYQYLANKTSPSSRRQRRREKEKQRQGRMRKLEPENFVKIVNCSPKPSRPLQGLWKGICDDMSLNFYLVSYDDVGGIACRKVGDFHRPLTYHGPIFWTPSLTFFDSPLSPEEDDIYNCRAHLRPADESQEIIPTPDNGVVSHMLYINSSYDLVIPDLVGTTVNPRQVEGRIWQYRNGTFGFGFLRDDYIIDLKHIAINGHLLDTVEPSNGC, encoded by the exons ATGATTGAAGCGGTGATTCCATTGTCGTTCGGCGATTTCCCGGACGACGTGCAGCTCTGCGTGCTTTCGTTCCTCCACCCCTCTGATCTGGCGGCGTTTGCCTGCACCTGTAAGCGCTTCGAAGCCCTCTACCGCCACGACCAGCGCCTCTGGTTCTCCCTCTGCCACCGCCGATGGGgatccaaaaccctaatcaaCAAATGGGGCGGGGGTAAGATCTCCTACAGGCACCTCTACCGCGTCCTCGACGAGTACGACGCCCTGATCGGCTTCTGGCGCCGCTTCGGCGACACCCCCGCCCCCGCCGCcgcgcctccgccgccgctggTGTTCTTCGAGTGGGGGCCGTTCTACATCACCGGTTCCAGGGTTTCGCCGTCGAAGAACATGGGTTACGGAGTGATAAAAAAGCCCTTTCTGTGGATGAGCATTGCGCCGGGAGGGGAGGTGGTGAATTACCTTGATCCGGAGGGGAGAGCGGAGGTTAATGCGGAAGATTTGGTCATAGCAGAATTGGGGGTTTCAGAGAATGAGTTGATTCAGGTGAATGTGAGCTTCATTGGGGAATGCCAtgtggtggtggaggagaaTTTGGAGGTCAATGTGGATCCGAGCTCGCCCAATTTGAGAGGTGAGGTGTCCGGTGACGTATACGGGTCGCCACCGGACCAGATGAAGGAGATTTATCAGTATCTGGCGAATAAGACAAGCCCATCCTCGAGGCGGCAGAGGAGGAGGGAGAAAGAGAAGCAGAGGCAGGGAAGGATGAGGAAATTGGAGCCTGAGAATTTTGTCAAGATTGTCAATTGCTCACCCAAACCTTCCCGCCCTTTGCAGGGCCTGTGGAAG GGTATTTGTGATGACATGAGCTTGAATTTCTATCTAGTGAGCTATGACGATGTTGGGGGTATAGCTTGCAGGAAGGTGGGGGACTTTCATAGACCTCTGACTTACCATGGCCCAATATTCTGGACCCCAAGTCTGACATTCTTCGATTCTCCTCTTTCTCCTGAAGAGGATGACATATACAATTGCCGGGCACACCTTAGGCCAGCGGATGAAAGCCAGGAAATTATTCCTACTCCAGATAATGGAGTTGTCTCTCACATGCTTTACATCAACTCGAGCTATGACTTGGTTATTCCAGACTTAGTCGGGACTACTGTGAATCCTAGGCAGGTGGAAGGAAGGATCTGGCAGTACAGAAATGGGACATTTGGGTTTGGTTTTCTACGAGACGACTACATTATAGACCTCAAGCATATTGCTATAAACGGCCACCTTCTTGATACAGTGGAACCTAGCAATGGTTGTTGA